In Desulfobacterales bacterium, the following are encoded in one genomic region:
- the smc gene encoding chromosome segregation protein SMC, protein MKLKKLEITGFKSFYDKAGISFPQGVSAVVGPNGCGKSNIIDALRWVMGEQSVKQLRGKKMEDVIFSGANGKPPLNMAEVSLTLANDNGDSPEELKDFTEINLTRRIYRSGESAYFLNKQPCRLKDIHNVFWGSGLGSKSYAIIQQGRIGAITDASPEELRYFIEEAAGVTRYKNRKNEALRKIDVTKNNLLRVTDIILEIKRLMASLKRQARKAEIYNSYRIQIKAFETFLALHYFEDYARQIQETDTLLNELQDLDISHTTELKKLDASVEEIKLKRWQKNQEISEQKSNQYETQRHIDRTENDRVHLRNEVKRLAEESEELSKVRADLEEKNQEMLAEIEQVKKETDQVNEEITAKKSQINAEKSASESIAEKLEALNQDEEAQKSSLMDLIAREAQYKNIYQTTINNKESLQKRLARVDEDETQARKQIQGVRKQEENARERLADIKDKIHDLEAQIASTGKQLTQKNSALSEQVKTTQTLELERNTVKSNLNTLKKMADDFEWYRDGVKAIMKPRGDDEPAVGSNVTQKIVGLMADIIEAKPSFEAAVEAVLGDALQYIIVKDQDAGLEAIDYLQTRQAGRSGFIPLSTVKTVNSLQTDAPVSGSLLLDQITIKPGYEPIVRALLGHVVFTDDMTEAIQMYNRNGTLKTIVTKNGDVISPQGFLVGGSKDKLNGILAKKQELKTLSGQAIKLDQKLEKARSEQNQLESEARQLEIQLQQLSEQKNNAVKTEIEAEKELVRASEELKNAERHLEIVRLEKEQLQGEANDIDVEMTKYNSALADLSAEVQAAQQTVSQISSSIDTVSSDLEQYQQKVVDLQLQLTALNAKLENANNSSRRLNEFHNDSLNRLEQLAQEIGTKQQKKENAKQQIADYDQKLSGMYKNMESLDQSLKSNEAHYRVIDQELQESDTKISQIKSEREQVLEKVRLLELEQSERKIKKENVASRLEEKYRAAFATIRADFKQNSDALDLTEGKTIEQMETELATVQNKIDRIIDVNLGAIREYEQLKDRYDFLKEQRDDLERAIEDLHKVIKKINHITQKRFLETFALINEKLKEIFPKLFGGGLAKLILKEPHLPLETGVELMIHPPGKKLTRLSLLSGGEKAMAAIAFIFSIFMIKPTAFCLLDEIDAPLDDANVYRFNDLLKVIGEKSQIVMITHNKHSMEFADTLFGITMEEKGISKIVSVNFEAAQSAN, encoded by the coding sequence ATGAAATTAAAAAAGCTTGAAATTACGGGATTCAAATCCTTTTACGATAAAGCGGGAATCTCTTTTCCGCAGGGCGTCTCCGCGGTGGTCGGCCCCAACGGTTGCGGCAAAAGCAACATTATTGACGCGCTCAGATGGGTCATGGGAGAGCAAAGCGTCAAACAGCTGCGGGGCAAAAAAATGGAAGATGTCATCTTTTCGGGGGCCAACGGCAAGCCGCCGTTAAATATGGCTGAAGTCTCCTTGACCCTGGCAAATGACAACGGGGACAGCCCTGAAGAGCTAAAAGATTTTACGGAGATCAACCTGACCCGTCGCATTTATCGCTCCGGGGAGAGTGCTTATTTTCTGAACAAACAACCGTGCCGCCTAAAAGATATTCACAATGTCTTCTGGGGCAGCGGACTGGGATCAAAATCTTATGCGATCATACAGCAGGGCCGAATCGGCGCCATTACCGATGCCAGCCCGGAAGAACTTCGCTATTTCATCGAAGAGGCTGCCGGCGTTACCCGTTACAAAAACCGCAAGAACGAAGCCCTGCGCAAAATCGATGTTACCAAAAACAATCTGTTGCGCGTTACCGATATTATCCTGGAAATAAAACGCCTAATGGCGAGTCTGAAACGTCAGGCCCGCAAAGCCGAGATTTATAACAGTTACCGCATCCAAATTAAGGCTTTTGAAACATTTCTCGCCCTGCACTATTTTGAGGATTATGCCCGCCAGATCCAGGAAACCGACACCTTACTTAATGAACTGCAGGATTTGGACATCAGCCATACCACCGAACTTAAAAAGCTGGATGCCTCGGTTGAAGAAATTAAGCTCAAACGCTGGCAAAAAAATCAGGAGATATCCGAACAAAAATCGAATCAGTACGAAACCCAGCGTCATATCGACCGCACTGAAAATGACCGCGTTCACTTACGCAACGAAGTGAAAAGACTTGCCGAAGAATCCGAGGAGCTGTCAAAAGTGCGCGCCGATCTGGAAGAAAAAAATCAGGAAATGCTGGCTGAAATTGAACAGGTCAAAAAAGAAACAGATCAAGTCAATGAAGAAATCACTGCTAAAAAAAGCCAGATCAATGCCGAAAAATCTGCCAGTGAATCCATCGCAGAAAAGTTGGAAGCGCTCAATCAAGATGAAGAAGCCCAAAAATCCAGCTTAATGGACCTTATTGCCCGAGAAGCCCAATACAAAAACATCTATCAAACCACCATCAATAATAAAGAAAGCTTGCAAAAACGCCTGGCCCGGGTTGATGAAGATGAAACCCAAGCCCGCAAGCAAATCCAAGGGGTTCGCAAGCAGGAAGAAAACGCCCGCGAACGGCTGGCAGATATAAAAGACAAAATCCATGACCTAGAAGCACAAATCGCCTCAACCGGCAAGCAATTGACGCAAAAAAACAGCGCTCTGAGCGAACAGGTCAAAACGACCCAGACGCTTGAACTGGAGCGCAACACCGTCAAGTCAAATTTAAACACCCTCAAGAAAATGGCCGATGATTTTGAGTGGTACCGCGACGGTGTCAAAGCGATCATGAAGCCCCGCGGCGATGATGAACCCGCCGTCGGCTCCAATGTTACCCAAAAGATCGTTGGGCTTATGGCGGATATCATCGAAGCCAAACCGAGCTTTGAAGCCGCTGTGGAAGCGGTCCTGGGTGATGCACTCCAGTACATTATTGTTAAAGACCAGGATGCGGGCCTGGAGGCCATCGATTATTTGCAGACCCGACAAGCCGGCCGCAGCGGATTCATCCCGCTGTCCACCGTGAAAACAGTCAACAGCCTGCAAACGGATGCACCCGTTTCCGGCTCACTGCTGTTGGACCAGATTACTATAAAGCCCGGCTATGAGCCTATTGTCAGGGCTCTGCTGGGCCATGTTGTCTTTACAGATGACATGACTGAAGCCATCCAGATGTACAATCGCAACGGCACCCTGAAGACCATTGTCACCAAAAACGGTGACGTCATCTCGCCGCAGGGTTTTCTGGTAGGCGGCAGCAAAGATAAACTAAACGGCATTCTGGCCAAAAAGCAGGAGCTCAAAACCCTGAGTGGCCAGGCCATCAAACTCGACCAAAAATTGGAGAAAGCCCGCTCAGAGCAAAACCAATTGGAGTCGGAGGCACGGCAGCTTGAAATTCAACTACAACAATTAAGCGAGCAAAAAAATAACGCCGTCAAAACCGAAATCGAGGCCGAAAAAGAACTGGTGCGGGCTTCGGAAGAACTCAAAAATGCCGAGCGTCATCTTGAAATCGTCAGGTTGGAAAAAGAGCAGTTGCAGGGTGAAGCCAACGATATCGATGTTGAAATGACCAAATATAATTCGGCCCTGGCCGACTTGTCCGCTGAGGTACAGGCGGCCCAGCAGACGGTTTCCCAGATTTCATCTTCCATTGACACGGTCTCGTCTGATTTGGAACAGTATCAGCAAAAGGTTGTCGATCTGCAATTGCAGCTGACGGCGTTGAATGCCAAATTAGAGAATGCAAACAACAGCTCACGGCGATTAAACGAGTTTCATAATGACAGCCTGAACAGGCTTGAACAGCTTGCTCAGGAAATTGGTACCAAACAGCAAAAGAAAGAAAACGCCAAACAACAAATCGCCGACTATGATCAAAAGCTCTCTGGAATGTATAAGAACATGGAATCGCTCGATCAGTCGCTGAAGAGCAATGAGGCACATTACCGCGTTATCGATCAAGAGCTTCAAGAAAGTGACACGAAAATATCACAAATCAAAAGTGAACGAGAGCAGGTGCTGGAAAAAGTCAGGCTGTTGGAATTGGAGCAATCCGAGCGCAAAATTAAAAAAGAAAATGTGGCCAGCCGTCTGGAGGAAAAATACCGGGCTGCCTTTGCGACGATTAGAGCTGATTTCAAACAGAATTCAGATGCGCTTGACCTGACCGAGGGAAAAACCATCGAACAAATGGAAACGGAACTGGCAACTGTTCAAAATAAAATAGATAGAATCATCGATGTTAACTTAGGCGCTATTCGGGAATATGAACAGCTGAAAGATCGTTATGATTTTCTTAAAGAACAACGAGATGACCTCGAGCGCGCCATTGAAGATCTGCACAAGGTCATCAAAAAAATTAACCATATCACCCAAAAACGATTCCTGGAGACCTTTGCTCTCATCAATGAGAAATTGAAAGAGATCTTTCCCAAGCTATTTGGCGGCGGTCTGGCCAAACTTATCCTGAAAGAACCCCATTTGCCATTAGAAACCGGGGTCGAGTTGATGATCCATCCACCCGGCAAAAAGCTAACCCGCTTGAGTTTACTTTCCGGCGGTGAAAAGGCTATGGCCGCTATCGCGTTTATATTTTCGATCTTTATGATTAAACCGACGGCCTTCTGTCTCCTGGATGAAATTGATGCCCCGTTGGATGACGCCAATGTCTACCGGTTTAATGATTTGCTCAAGGTTATCGGAGAAAAATCTCAGATTGTTATGATTACGCATAATAAGCACAGTATGGAATTTGCCGATACGTTATTCGGCATCACCATGGAAGAAAAAGGCATATCAAAGATTGTCTCCGTTAATTTTGAGGCCGCGCAATCTGCCAACTAA
- a CDS encoding amino acid ABC transporter ATP-binding protein, with protein sequence MIEVQHVNKTFHVPHEVKALVDVSTKIEAGEVVVVCGPSGSGKSTLLRCLNRLEKADSGHIFIDGIDVLDPKTNINKLRAEVGMVFQSFNLFPHKSVFDNIALAQKVVRKRSKAEAKEKADFLLKKVGIHDKSGAFPDNLSGGQQQRVAIARALAMDPKVMLFDEPTSALDPEMIGEVLDVMKTLAKEGMTMVCVTHEMGFAREVADSVIFMDEGAIVEIGTPEHFFKNPTHERTKLFLSQIL encoded by the coding sequence GTGATTGAAGTCCAACATGTCAATAAAACCTTTCATGTGCCCCATGAGGTCAAAGCGCTGGTGGATGTGTCGACCAAAATCGAGGCCGGGGAGGTGGTGGTGGTCTGCGGGCCGTCCGGCTCCGGCAAAAGCACGCTTCTCAGATGCCTCAATCGCCTGGAAAAGGCCGACTCCGGCCACATTTTTATCGACGGCATCGACGTGCTGGATCCCAAGACAAACATCAACAAGCTGCGGGCCGAAGTGGGCATGGTATTCCAATCCTTTAACCTTTTCCCGCACAAATCGGTGTTTGACAATATCGCCTTGGCCCAGAAAGTGGTCCGCAAGCGTTCTAAAGCCGAAGCCAAAGAAAAAGCCGATTTTCTGCTCAAAAAGGTCGGGATCCATGACAAGTCCGGCGCTTTTCCGGACAATTTGTCCGGCGGCCAGCAGCAGCGGGTGGCCATTGCGCGTGCGCTGGCCATGGACCCCAAAGTCATGCTGTTTGACGAACCGACCTCGGCCCTGGATCCGGAGATGATCGGTGAAGTGCTGGATGTGATGAAAACCCTGGCCAAAGAGGGCATGACCATGGTGTGTGTGACCCATGAAATGGGATTTGCCCGCGAGGTGGCCGATAGCGTGATCTTTATGGATGAAGGTGCGATTGTCGAAATCGGCACCCCTGAGCACTTTTTCAAAAACCCCACCCACGAGCGCACCAAATTATTTTTAAGCCAGATTTTATAA
- a CDS encoding amino acid ABC transporter permease has protein sequence MKPSNNQRSAARPQSYYIWVGVFCVFTVVVIGLFYYATQKIEYVWRWNRVPVYFAYKDTIDITSEIDGEVASITKEGDTAIITVKGVGESISVEAPAAGVNVDEGEIISIGDTLASYTQWKPGLLIVGLWITLKISVLATIFGVIIGIIGGLTRISGNPALKWTTMVYVEIIRGSPLLVQILIWYFILGTVINELLMAYGVGHIPAWWYGVASLACFAGAYVTEIVRAGIQSIHRGQMEAARSVGMSYGQAMRYIIMPQALRRILPPLAGQFISLIKDSSLLGIIAIRELTKASREAVTASLQPFEVFMLCAVLYLVLTFTLSMLVQHLERRMAIS, from the coding sequence ATGAAACCATCAAATAATCAGCGAAGCGCTGCACGGCCGCAATCCTATTACATCTGGGTGGGCGTCTTCTGTGTTTTTACCGTGGTTGTTATCGGTCTGTTTTACTATGCCACCCAGAAAATCGAATATGTTTGGCGCTGGAACCGCGTTCCCGTTTATTTTGCCTACAAGGATACGATCGACATTACCTCGGAGATCGATGGTGAGGTGGCCTCTATTACCAAAGAAGGCGACACGGCCATCATTACGGTCAAGGGTGTGGGGGAGTCAATATCAGTTGAAGCCCCGGCCGCCGGGGTTAACGTCGATGAAGGTGAGATTATCTCCATCGGCGATACGCTGGCATCCTACACCCAATGGAAGCCCGGTCTTCTGATCGTGGGTCTCTGGATTACGCTCAAGATCAGTGTCCTGGCAACCATTTTCGGGGTCATTATCGGAATCATCGGCGGTCTGACCCGTATTTCCGGCAACCCGGCGCTCAAGTGGACGACAATGGTCTACGTGGAAATCATCCGTGGCTCGCCCTTGCTGGTGCAGATCCTGATCTGGTATTTTATCCTTGGCACCGTCATCAATGAACTGCTGATGGCCTATGGGGTGGGCCATATTCCAGCCTGGTGGTACGGGGTGGCGTCTTTGGCCTGTTTTGCGGGGGCCTATGTCACCGAGATTGTGCGCGCCGGTATCCAATCCATTCATCGCGGTCAGATGGAAGCAGCGCGCTCGGTGGGCATGAGTTATGGCCAGGCCATGCGCTATATCATTATGCCCCAGGCCCTGCGTAGAATTCTACCGCCCCTGGCAGGCCAGTTTATCAGTCTCATTAAGGATTCTTCGCTGCTGGGAATCATTGCGATTCGCGAATTGACCAAGGCCTCCCGTGAGGCCGTGACAGCCAGTCTGCAGCCATTTGAAGTCTTTATGCTTTGCGCTGTATTGTATCTGGTCTTAACATTTACCCTGTCAATGCTTGTTCAGCATCTTGAAAGAAGGATGGCCATCTCGTGA
- a CDS encoding transporter substrate-binding domain-containing protein, giving the protein MKKVLVYSLVALFAAGFIFSTAAFSADIELAKKSTIEKILKRGELRVGFESGYVPFEMTDKKGNFIGFDMDFARRMAKEMGVKFVPVNTEWDGIIPALMTDKFDIIMGGMTITQERNLKINFADPYIVVGQSILLNKKHAGKVKSYKDLNDPKYILTSRLGTTGEQAIKKYMPKATYKSFQSEAEAGLEVINGKADALVYDLPFCGFLYGSQGKGKTVFLDEPFTYEPLAWAINKGDPDFLNWLNNFLRQTKGDGFYDRLYQKWIIGSDWKKELE; this is encoded by the coding sequence ATGAAAAAAGTATTGGTTTATAGTTTGGTGGCCCTATTCGCCGCCGGGTTTATTTTCAGTACAGCGGCGTTTAGCGCTGACATCGAGCTGGCCAAAAAATCGACGATTGAAAAAATCCTCAAAAGAGGTGAACTTCGCGTTGGTTTTGAATCCGGCTATGTTCCGTTTGAAATGACCGATAAAAAGGGTAATTTTATCGGTTTCGATATGGATTTTGCCCGCCGTATGGCCAAAGAAATGGGCGTTAAGTTCGTGCCGGTCAATACCGAATGGGACGGTATCATCCCGGCCCTGATGACCGACAAATTTGATATTATTATGGGCGGCATGACCATCACCCAGGAAAGAAATCTGAAGATTAATTTTGCCGATCCCTACATCGTTGTCGGCCAGTCCATCTTGTTGAATAAAAAACATGCCGGCAAAGTCAAGTCTTACAAAGACCTTAACGATCCCAAGTATATCCTGACCTCCCGCCTGGGAACCACCGGCGAGCAGGCCATTAAAAAATACATGCCCAAAGCCACTTATAAATCATTTCAATCCGAAGCCGAAGCCGGTCTTGAAGTGATCAACGGCAAGGCCGACGCCCTCGTGTATGATCTGCCGTTTTGCGGCTTTTTATACGGCAGCCAGGGCAAGGGCAAGACGGTCTTTTTAGATGAACCGTTTACCTATGAGCCGCTGGCCTGGGCCATCAACAAAGGGGACCCGGATTTTCTCAACTGGCTGAATAACTTCTTACGCCAGACCAAAGGCGACGGCTTCTATGACAGGCTCTATCAGAAGTGGATTATCGGATCAGACTGGAAAAAAGAGCTGGAATAA
- a CDS encoding 6-phosphofructokinase: MPEKKSIQIKDLLKHPQVLKVTDNVNAELLERRQYSPPVCQALTKKFSRLQQADGFQFSVDPEAQKQLPDIIGNTVQKIQGLDKADTKLTETYQKRRNIGIVFSGGPAPGGHNVIAGLYDAVKKANPKSRVYGFLVGPDGIIENEALELNDELVDAYRNLGGFTMIKTGRTKIDTPDKMALCRATCKKLDLDALVIVGGDDSNTNAAFLAQEMFADGVQVIGVPKTIDGDIQVRDDNGRILCAMSFGFHTAARAFANSISNLCTDSSSDVKYWHICKVMGRVASHLALEVALQTHANMTLIGEDLADYVDQRRLEKASKEGRVDYHAYGITLRHLSRVICEGIVRRAAIGKNYGVIVVPEGVLEFINEIQVFIIKLNTIIADHNQTRDQDFHAAFPLLEDKLEYLRRLAQRSREDASFTLWNTRDDDLFNDIPAFFQEGLLMERDSHGNFPFSQVETEKVLMDLVTDYLNILKEEGRYRLGIHKNHYRKTLKRADLDPDIFGPLLFENYGQADILLRKSAIMSLKTLKQTLADGEMLKANKAIPAAIEKIFKKSVPALKTQNHFYGYDGRGNDPTRFDCIYTYNLGRTVFSLIANGATGQMAAIRNLEQDFSKWEPIGIPIAPLMHLEERKGRLALVLEKSIVDVQSAAFQIVKANRERWLAANTAGDHFRRPGPIRFTGKSEEERPITLELNAIC; encoded by the coding sequence ATGCCAGAAAAAAAGTCAATTCAGATCAAAGATCTGTTAAAGCATCCCCAGGTGCTCAAAGTCACTGACAATGTCAATGCGGAACTGCTGGAACGAAGACAATATTCGCCGCCGGTCTGCCAGGCCTTAACCAAGAAATTTTCCCGTCTGCAGCAAGCCGATGGATTTCAATTTTCGGTGGATCCAGAAGCACAAAAGCAGCTGCCCGACATTATCGGCAATACGGTTCAGAAAATACAGGGTCTTGACAAGGCTGATACCAAGTTAACCGAGACCTATCAAAAAAGGCGAAACATCGGCATTGTCTTTTCCGGGGGGCCGGCTCCCGGCGGACACAACGTGATTGCCGGGCTGTATGATGCCGTGAAAAAGGCCAACCCAAAATCCAGGGTGTACGGATTTCTAGTCGGTCCGGATGGGATTATCGAAAATGAAGCGCTCGAACTCAACGATGAGCTGGTAGATGCTTACCGCAATCTGGGCGGTTTTACCATGATCAAAACCGGTCGAACCAAAATCGATACGCCTGACAAGATGGCACTGTGCCGGGCTACCTGTAAAAAACTGGATTTGGATGCCCTGGTAATTGTGGGCGGAGATGATTCCAACACCAATGCTGCTTTTTTGGCCCAGGAAATGTTTGCCGACGGGGTGCAGGTTATTGGTGTCCCCAAGACGATCGACGGCGATATCCAGGTCAGAGATGATAACGGCCGCATCCTTTGCGCCATGTCATTCGGATTTCACACCGCCGCGCGTGCATTTGCCAATTCCATCAGTAATTTGTGCACCGACAGCAGCTCCGATGTGAAATACTGGCATATTTGTAAAGTCATGGGCCGGGTGGCCAGCCACCTGGCGCTGGAGGTGGCTTTGCAAACCCATGCCAACATGACGCTCATCGGTGAGGACCTGGCCGATTATGTCGATCAAAGGCGGCTTGAAAAAGCGAGCAAGGAGGGCAGGGTTGATTACCATGCTTACGGGATCACTTTGCGTCATCTCTCAAGGGTCATCTGTGAAGGCATCGTGCGGCGGGCAGCCATTGGCAAAAATTACGGTGTCATCGTGGTACCCGAAGGGGTTTTGGAATTTATCAACGAAATTCAGGTATTCATCATCAAGTTGAATACCATAATTGCTGATCACAACCAAACCCGCGATCAGGATTTTCATGCCGCCTTTCCACTACTGGAAGACAAACTGGAGTATTTGCGACGTCTGGCCCAGCGCTCCAGAGAGGATGCCTCTTTTACGCTCTGGAACACACGCGATGACGACCTGTTTAACGACATTCCGGCTTTTTTTCAGGAAGGGCTCTTGATGGAAAGGGATAGTCACGGTAATTTCCCGTTTTCTCAGGTTGAAACCGAGAAGGTCTTGATGGATCTGGTCACCGATTATCTGAACATTCTAAAAGAAGAAGGCCGTTACCGTCTGGGTATTCACAAAAACCATTACCGCAAAACCTTGAAGCGTGCCGATCTGGACCCAGACATATTTGGTCCCCTGCTATTTGAAAATTACGGACAGGCTGACATTTTGTTGAGAAAATCTGCCATTATGTCTCTCAAAACCCTCAAGCAGACCCTGGCCGATGGCGAAATGCTAAAGGCAAATAAAGCCATTCCGGCGGCAATTGAAAAAATCTTTAAAAAGTCGGTTCCGGCCTTAAAGACGCAAAATCATTTTTACGGATATGACGGCCGGGGTAACGATCCAACGCGTTTTGATTGTATATACACCTATAATCTGGGGCGGACCGTCTTCAGCCTGATTGCCAACGGGGCCACTGGGCAGATGGCCGCCATTCGAAATCTGGAGCAGGATTTTTCTAAATGGGAGCCCATCGGCATACCGATTGCGCCCTTGATGCATCTTGAAGAACGTAAAGGCCGTCTGGCACTGGTATTGGAAAAAAGTATTGTCGACGTCCAGTCTGCCGCGTTTCAAATCGTTAAGGCCAATCGTGAACGTTGGTTGGCGGCGAATACCGCAGGCGACCATTTCAGAAGGCCGGGTCCCATCAGATTTACCGGAAAAAGCGAGGAGGAACGACCCATCACCCTTGAATTAAATGCGATTTGTTGA
- a CDS encoding cyclic nucleotide-binding domain-containing protein, translated as MKTQLSKQISIAKHIIDGTITIDSITEFHGMLQIFPNDPALHRAYADLLLRKQLPDAAAQAYHQAANLYTTAGLLLQAIVCQFLKWQVKKPLAAETQELWQTLQNSKYHEIPTNAFFASLSQPALLELIKQIEIVRLPAGRTISKIGNAENALYFIVAGAIKATTYEPLKKADDDQPKSSVILSENDFFGHVYPLKEKRLSYCHTVTTGRTELVRIMQENLRQVCRKHPKIELALIDLFKVRSEKQDIEALRAVRKADRHKLPIKMNLKIWPGTAGHYGLILDGLCRDISIDGMCIVLDAKYANVSSIYKSIQNAKIEMSMPSEAMTINVLGSIAWSKEIFDEQQQRTVALGIRFEEMSPQMSGLLMVFANLLNESE; from the coding sequence ATGAAAACGCAGTTGAGTAAACAAATTAGCATTGCCAAGCATATCATTGATGGAACCATTACGATTGATTCCATCACTGAATTCCACGGCATGCTTCAAATTTTCCCTAATGACCCGGCCTTACACCGGGCATATGCCGATCTTCTGCTTCGCAAGCAACTACCGGATGCGGCCGCTCAAGCTTACCATCAGGCGGCAAATTTATATACCACAGCCGGTCTGCTGCTGCAGGCAATTGTTTGTCAATTCCTAAAATGGCAAGTCAAAAAGCCGTTGGCGGCTGAAACACAAGAACTGTGGCAAACCCTGCAAAATAGCAAATACCACGAAATACCGACGAATGCGTTTTTTGCGAGTTTATCGCAACCAGCACTTTTAGAGCTGATTAAACAAATCGAGATCGTTCGTCTGCCGGCTGGAAGGACGATCAGCAAGATCGGCAACGCGGAAAACGCACTTTATTTTATTGTTGCCGGCGCGATCAAAGCGACAACCTATGAACCGCTAAAAAAAGCCGATGATGATCAGCCCAAATCAAGTGTCATCTTATCCGAAAATGATTTTTTCGGGCACGTTTATCCATTAAAAGAAAAGCGACTGTCTTACTGCCATACGGTGACCACCGGTCGGACAGAGCTTGTCAGAATCATGCAGGAAAATCTGCGACAGGTTTGTCGCAAACACCCCAAGATTGAATTGGCCCTTATCGATTTGTTTAAGGTGCGTTCCGAAAAACAGGATATAGAAGCCTTGCGCGCGGTTCGCAAGGCGGATCGGCATAAACTGCCTATCAAAATGAACCTAAAGATCTGGCCGGGAACAGCCGGACATTATGGACTTATTCTGGATGGTCTCTGCCGGGATATTTCAATCGATGGGATGTGCATTGTGCTGGATGCCAAATATGCCAATGTCTCATCGATCTATAAATCGATCCAAAATGCAAAAATAGAAATGTCCATGCCGTCAGAAGCAATGACCATTAATGTGCTGGGCTCAATTGCCTGGAGTAAGGAAATATTCGATGAGCAGCAGCAACGAACGGTTGCCCTGGGGATCCGGTTTGAGGAGATGTCGCCCCAAATGAGCGGATTGTTGATGGTATTTGCGAATCTGCTGAATGAAAGCGAGTAG
- a CDS encoding HD domain-containing phosphohydrolase, giving the protein MNKLKKLMRYRVDMADYMVLTAIFLGALYWALESLLNVFSPDEISFYQQIFGPNISEIWPRLIVFCLFLMFGSHVQFTINERKKAAEALRESEEKYRTILESIEEGYYEVDFEGYFTFVNDSLCKILNIPKMDLRFMTLWEFMDDENAGLIYETFLECRRSGRPVKAFDCEFKIEGATLFIEASAALLQDSKGAPIGYRGVLRDRTEKKKMEMDLLESYRKVHEARSATILGLAKLAEYRDEGTGTHLERIREYSRILAVQLAENSKFKDRIDQLYIDDIYQSSILHDIGKVGTPDALLLKPGELTEEEFDIIKRHTIMGGNALKAIDSQIEGKSFLAMGKEIAYNHHEKWDGTGYPRGLKGEAIPLSARIIAVADVYDALTTKRFYKEAYSHDKAKTMIIRLKGKHFDPEIVEAFIVIEKEFNRVRKERLQEEAAFDQERVQAVGH; this is encoded by the coding sequence ATGAATAAATTGAAAAAACTTATGAGATATCGTGTCGATATGGCCGATTACATGGTCCTGACCGCCATCTTTTTAGGGGCCTTGTATTGGGCGCTGGAATCCCTTCTCAATGTTTTTTCACCGGACGAAATCAGTTTCTACCAGCAGATCTTCGGGCCCAATATCAGTGAAATCTGGCCGCGGCTCATCGTGTTTTGCCTGTTTTTGATGTTTGGCTCTCACGTTCAATTTACGATCAATGAACGCAAGAAAGCGGCGGAAGCGTTGCGGGAAAGTGAGGAAAAATATCGAACGATTCTCGAAAGTATCGAAGAGGGGTACTATGAGGTCGACTTTGAGGGGTATTTTACGTTTGTAAATGATTCGCTGTGTAAAATACTCAATATACCCAAAATGGATCTGAGGTTTATGACCCTTTGGGAATTTATGGATGATGAGAATGCCGGCCTCATCTATGAAACCTTTTTGGAGTGCCGTCGCAGCGGCAGGCCGGTTAAAGCTTTTGACTGTGAATTCAAGATAGAAGGCGCCACTTTATTCATTGAAGCCTCGGCCGCTTTGTTGCAGGATTCAAAGGGTGCGCCCATCGGATATCGCGGTGTGTTGCGGGACCGGACCGAAAAGAAGAAAATGGAAATGGATTTGCTCGAATCCTACCGCAAAGTGCATGAAGCCCGTAGTGCCACCATCTTGGGTCTTGCCAAACTCGCCGAATATCGTGATGAGGGCACCGGCACCCATCTGGAAAGGATTCGGGAATATTCCAGGATTCTGGCGGTGCAATTGGCTGAAAATTCCAAATTTAAAGACCGCATCGACCAACTGTATATTGACGATATTTATCAGTCCTCCATTTTACACGATATCGGAAAAGTCGGCACACCAGATGCGCTTTTGCTTAAACCCGGGGAACTGACTGAGGAAGAGTTTGATATCATTAAACGCCATACCATCATGGGCGGCAATGCGTTAAAGGCTATCGATTCACAGATCGAGGGGAAATCCTTTCTGGCGATGGGCAAGGAAATTGCCTACAACCACCACGAAAAATGGGATGGTACCGGTTATCCTCGCGGCTTAAAAGGCGAAGCCATTCCATTATCGGCGCGCATCATTGCTGTCGCAGACGTGTATGATGCCCTGACCACCAAACGTTTTTATAAAGAAGCCTATTCACACGACAAAGCCAAAACAATGATTATCCGCTTAAAAGGCAAGCACTTTGATCCGGAGATTGTTGAGGCCTTTATAGTTATCGAAAAAGAATTCAACCGCGTGCGCAAGGAACGGCTGCAAGAGGAAGCGGCTTTTGATCAGGAGAGGGTGCAAGCGGTCGGCCACTAA